The following are encoded in a window of Citrobacter freundii genomic DNA:
- a CDS encoding MFS transporter, with product MLTKKKWALFSLLTLCGGTIYKLPSLKDAFYIPMQEYFHLTNGQIGNAMSVNSFVTTIGFFLSIYFADKLPRKYTMSLSLIATGLLGVYLTTMPGYWGILFVWALFGVTCDMMNWPVLLKSVSRLGNSEQQGRLFGFFETGRGIVDTVVAFSALAVFAWFGSGLLGFKAGIWFYSAIVIMVGIIIFFVLNDKEEIPAAKIHDAEDAPKNPSMSSVLKDKTIWLIAFNVFFVYAVYCGLTFFIPFLKNIYMLPVALVGAYGIINQYCLKMVGGPIGGLISDKILKSPSKYLCYTFMLSTVALLLLIVLPHESMPVYLGMVCTLGFGAIVFTQRAVFFAPIGEAKIAENQTGAAMALGSFIGYAPAMFCFSMYGYILDLNPGLIGYKIVFGIMACFAFCGAIASVLLVKRISERKKMLQAEQA from the coding sequence ATGCTCACAAAAAAGAAATGGGCGCTTTTTAGCCTGTTAACGCTGTGTGGCGGTACAATTTACAAATTACCCTCACTGAAAGATGCGTTCTATATTCCGATGCAGGAATACTTCCATTTGACTAACGGTCAGATTGGTAACGCGATGTCAGTGAACTCATTTGTAACTACCATAGGTTTTTTCTTATCTATTTATTTTGCAGACAAACTTCCACGTAAATACACTATGTCTCTTTCCCTTATTGCTACGGGGCTGCTGGGGGTTTATTTGACCACCATGCCTGGCTATTGGGGGATCCTCTTTGTCTGGGCGTTATTTGGTGTTACCTGCGACATGATGAACTGGCCGGTGTTATTAAAATCCGTTAGCCGACTCGGCAACAGCGAACAACAAGGGCGTCTGTTCGGCTTTTTTGAAACGGGCCGCGGTATTGTGGATACGGTTGTCGCATTTTCTGCACTGGCCGTCTTTGCCTGGTTTGGCAGTGGTCTGTTGGGGTTCAAGGCCGGTATCTGGTTTTACTCTGCAATTGTCATTATGGTCGGGATCATCATCTTCTTTGTTCTGAACGATAAAGAGGAAATCCCCGCCGCAAAAATCCATGATGCTGAAGATGCGCCGAAAAATCCAAGCATGTCGTCAGTTCTGAAAGATAAGACTATTTGGTTAATCGCGTTTAACGTCTTCTTTGTTTATGCCGTGTATTGTGGATTGACGTTCTTTATCCCATTCCTGAAAAACATTTATATGCTGCCCGTCGCGCTGGTGGGGGCTTATGGGATTATTAACCAATATTGCCTGAAAATGGTTGGTGGCCCGATTGGTGGACTGATCTCAGATAAAATCCTGAAATCACCGAGTAAATATTTATGCTACACATTTATGCTCAGCACAGTTGCACTGTTGCTGCTGATCGTTCTGCCGCATGAAAGTATGCCCGTTTATTTAGGTATGGTGTGTACGCTGGGCTTCGGCGCCATCGTATTTACTCAGCGCGCTGTATTCTTTGCCCCGATTGGTGAGGCCAAAATCGCAGAGAATCAAACGGGTGCGGCAATGGCGCTGGGTAGCTTTATCGGTTATGCCCCGGCGATGTTCTGCTTCAGTATGTACGGATATATTCTGGATTTGAACCCAGGGCTCATCGGCTACAAAATTGTGTTTGGTATTATGGCCTGCTTCGCTTTCTGTGGGGCGATTGCATCTGTTCTGCTGGTTAAGCGAATCAGTGAAAGAAAGAAAATGCTGCA